One Sulfoacidibacillus ferrooxidans DNA window includes the following coding sequences:
- the murD gene encoding UDP-N-acetylmuramoyl-L-alanine--D-glutamate ligase produces MDVENRSVLVVGLAKSGVAVAKLLHQLGAHVVVNDQNPKEQVALEVEELERLGISVVTGGHPLELVDACEIMVKNPGISYDRPVIARAVARGIPIFTEVEIASRVITASIIGITGSNGKTTTTTLIGEILRKDHKKVMVAGNIGTALSAVAKEVTADDLLVVELSSFQLQGTQQFHPHIAALLNIYPAHLDYHGTIENYINAKSKLFQNQTASDIAILNRDQQVCVEIANTLHSQVWWVSMEQEVALGAYLSDEWLMLATPSSTSLTSDRIPVIKVADLALRGRHNVQNALFACAVSYAAGASIAAIAKTLGAFAGVEHRMEFVREYEGVTFINDSKATNPQAALQAIQSFEEPIVGILGGLDRGDDLTPLISAVASHMKAVVVLGQSGKRMAEMAQSAGIATVLVADSLLQAVKLATEVAQPGDVVLLSPAAASWDMFASFEERGRIFKEAVHML; encoded by the coding sequence TGCTTCATCAGTTAGGCGCACATGTTGTGGTCAATGATCAAAATCCAAAGGAACAAGTGGCGCTAGAAGTAGAAGAATTGGAACGTTTAGGCATTTCAGTTGTAACGGGAGGTCATCCTTTAGAACTGGTTGATGCATGTGAAATAATGGTCAAAAACCCTGGTATCTCTTATGATCGCCCAGTCATTGCGCGTGCTGTAGCACGTGGTATTCCGATTTTTACAGAGGTTGAAATTGCATCGCGTGTGATTACAGCTTCGATTATTGGGATAACCGGGTCAAATGGTAAGACAACGACGACCACACTGATAGGTGAGATCTTACGTAAAGACCATAAAAAAGTGATGGTTGCAGGCAATATTGGAACTGCATTATCTGCTGTAGCTAAAGAGGTTACGGCGGATGATTTACTTGTAGTAGAGTTGTCTAGTTTTCAGTTACAAGGCACGCAGCAGTTTCATCCGCACATTGCTGCATTGCTCAATATCTATCCTGCGCATTTGGACTATCATGGCACTATAGAAAACTATATCAATGCCAAATCTAAACTATTTCAAAATCAAACTGCAAGCGATATTGCCATTTTAAATCGCGATCAACAGGTATGCGTGGAGATAGCTAACACGCTTCACTCACAAGTCTGGTGGGTTAGTATGGAGCAGGAGGTTGCGCTTGGAGCTTATCTTTCCGATGAGTGGCTGATGCTTGCGACACCTTCATCGACATCGCTTACTAGTGATCGTATACCGGTTATCAAAGTTGCGGATCTCGCACTGCGTGGACGGCACAATGTCCAGAATGCTCTTTTTGCATGTGCAGTATCGTATGCAGCTGGTGCATCCATTGCTGCGATTGCAAAAACACTAGGGGCGTTTGCGGGTGTCGAACATCGCATGGAATTTGTGCGTGAATACGAAGGTGTTACATTTATTAATGATTCAAAAGCAACGAATCCACAAGCGGCTCTGCAGGCGATCCAATCATTTGAAGAACCTATTGTCGGTATTTTAGGTGGACTAGATCGTGGAGATGATCTCACACCACTGATCTCAGCTGTGGCAAGTCATATGAAGGCCGTTGTGGTACTTGGTCAATCTGGTAAACGCATGGCTGAGATGGCGCAGTCGGCTGGTATTGCCACGGTGCTTGTGGCCGATTCGCTACTACAAGCGGTTAAGCTTGCAACGGAAGTGGCGCAACCAGGCGATGTAGTGTTGTTATCTCCGGCGGCAGCAAGTTGGGACATGTTTGCATCTTTTGAGGAGCGAGGGCGAATCTTCAAAGAGGCGGTGCATATGCTTTAG